A genomic stretch from Desulfotignum balticum DSM 7044 includes:
- a CDS encoding universal stress protein, which translates to MRIIPKKIMCAVDFSEFTNLTLSYGQALAKEFEAHLTLCHVVSNMVLMSSAGQAYIASEKIEAERRQDAASRLEDIGKTLDMDCDTMVTTGHPADELTRIAEETGVDMVVAATHGGSGVKRFLVGSVTDRLVKTLSCPVLVLHGKAEPDVLPGDRKKLLNRILVGCDFSPDSSLAFQYGLSLAQEFETQLFLAHVVRPTEHVEFSSADYIKVQEGDYLGWNRSDYLGLTRQANDPDAQRHDALRERLERQLARMVPEESRHWCTPVTAVLEGEPYQELLTFAEKNQVDLIVLGVRGHSLLEKFLVGSTTERVISRSGCPVLAVRQTDTDT; encoded by the coding sequence ATGAGAATCATACCCAAAAAAATCATGTGCGCGGTTGATTTCAGTGAATTCACCAATCTAACCCTGTCCTATGGGCAGGCATTGGCCAAAGAATTTGAGGCACATCTCACCCTGTGCCATGTGGTATCCAACATGGTGCTGATGTCCTCTGCCGGACAGGCCTATATCGCGTCTGAAAAAATCGAGGCGGAACGGCGGCAGGATGCGGCATCCCGGCTGGAAGACATTGGCAAAACCCTGGACATGGACTGTGACACCATGGTCACCACGGGGCATCCGGCAGATGAGCTGACCCGGATCGCGGAAGAGACCGGCGTGGACATGGTGGTGGCTGCCACCCACGGCGGATCGGGCGTGAAACGGTTTCTGGTGGGATCGGTCACGGACCGGCTGGTGAAAACCCTGTCCTGTCCCGTGCTGGTACTCCACGGCAAGGCAGAGCCGGACGTCCTGCCCGGGGATCGGAAAAAACTGTTGAACCGGATTCTGGTGGGATGCGATTTTTCCCCGGATTCCAGTCTGGCGTTTCAGTACGGCCTGAGCCTGGCCCAGGAGTTTGAAACCCAGCTGTTTTTGGCCCATGTGGTCCGGCCCACGGAACATGTGGAATTTTCCAGTGCCGACTATATCAAGGTTCAGGAAGGGGATTATCTGGGCTGGAACCGGTCCGATTACTTAGGGCTCACCCGGCAGGCCAATGATCCGGATGCACAGCGACATGATGCGCTGCGGGAAAGACTGGAACGGCAGCTGGCCCGGATGGTGCCTGAAGAAAGTCGTCACTGGTGCACACCTGTGACAGCTGTACTGGAAGGAGAACCGTACCAGGAACTGCTGACATTTGCCGAAAAAAACCAGGTGGACTTAATCGTTTTAGGGGTCAGGGGCCACAGCCTGCTGGAAAAATTCCTGGTGGGATCCACCACGGAGCGGGTGATCAGCCGGTCAGGCTGCCCGGTTCTGGCGGTCCGGCAGACCGATACCGACACCTGA
- a CDS encoding DUF2279 domain-containing protein → MRYLVILCLFVFPVTASGFDWQQIPKEKKVVYANAAGLAVITGWGIANWDYFSTAPSAKKEGWFAGNTKEGGADKLGHFYTSYALSHFLGHTYENWGYSPRQGLKLGALSAFAMMNGMELGDSFSDYGFSYEDFTMNALGCAAAYFIGSRPELDKKIDFRIEYRPRFDTADVFTDYERQKFLVALKLDGFEQVTHPLFKYLELHLGYYARGFSSHGTPERTLYAGIGVNLSRILNGFSLNRLSTLTRFIQVPYSYIELDKSL, encoded by the coding sequence ATGCGATATCTGGTCATCCTCTGTCTGTTTGTCTTTCCAGTCACTGCATCCGGATTCGACTGGCAACAGATCCCTAAAGAGAAAAAGGTAGTGTATGCCAATGCCGCCGGCCTGGCCGTGATCACCGGGTGGGGGATTGCCAACTGGGATTATTTTTCAACCGCCCCGTCCGCAAAAAAAGAAGGCTGGTTTGCCGGCAATACCAAAGAGGGGGGTGCGGACAAACTGGGGCATTTTTATACCAGCTATGCCCTGTCCCATTTTCTGGGACACACTTATGAAAACTGGGGATATTCCCCGCGTCAGGGCCTTAAACTGGGGGCTTTGTCCGCTTTTGCCATGATGAACGGAATGGAATTGGGAGATTCTTTTTCAGATTACGGGTTTTCCTATGAGGATTTTACCATGAATGCCTTAGGATGTGCGGCTGCCTATTTTATCGGTTCCCGGCCGGAACTGGACAAAAAAATCGATTTCAGAATCGAGTACCGGCCCCGTTTTGATACGGCCGATGTGTTCACCGACTATGAACGCCAGAAATTTCTGGTGGCCCTCAAGCTGGACGGTTTTGAGCAGGTCACCCATCCGCTGTTCAAATACCTGGAACTGCACCTGGGATATTACGCCCGGGGATTTTCATCCCATGGCACCCCGGAGCGGACGCTTTATGCCGGTATCGGTGTGAACCTTTCCCGGATACTAAACGGCTTTTCCCTGAACAGGCTGTCCACCCTGACCCGGTTCATCCAGGTGCCTTATTCCTATATTGAACTGGACAAATCGCTGTAA
- a CDS encoding YkgJ family cysteine cluster protein, with product MTRKYFQKHRPDQISAAGDPHWIFLTPAQAVDAVALDFQAYGPQPDLFRRIAPLILGKQCRITARNENWSGVSVLRGTTFDPVEDHHLGFYLIHVLETDPPDLNTLADICRQVFQTHTIAGPDRTGTISGIRTHAQMDRFICRQCGECCRTLDYETGCEESDVRRWRESGRTDILTWVQTRNISAGDSGPTYRIWVDPDTGETARTCPWLAPCPDHADRFMCTIHPIKPEVCRQYPFTAKHAAMTGCCGRFAAPTEPPVSRNP from the coding sequence ATGACCCGGAAATACTTTCAAAAACACCGCCCAGATCAAATTTCAGCGGCCGGCGATCCGCACTGGATTTTTTTGACCCCGGCCCAGGCCGTGGATGCCGTTGCCCTGGACTTTCAGGCTTACGGCCCCCAACCGGATCTGTTCAGACGTATCGCTCCCCTGATTCTGGGAAAGCAGTGCCGGATCACGGCCCGAAACGAAAATTGGAGCGGGGTGTCGGTACTGCGGGGAACCACCTTTGATCCGGTAGAGGATCATCACCTGGGATTCTACCTGATTCATGTCCTGGAAACCGATCCCCCGGACCTCAATACCCTGGCCGATATCTGCCGGCAGGTGTTTCAGACACACACCATTGCCGGACCTGACCGCACCGGCACCATTTCCGGCATCCGGACCCATGCACAGATGGACCGGTTCATCTGCCGCCAGTGCGGAGAATGCTGCCGCACCCTGGATTATGAAACCGGGTGCGAGGAATCCGATGTCCGGCGCTGGCGGGAAAGCGGACGAACCGACATCCTGACCTGGGTCCAAACCCGAAACATTTCGGCAGGCGATTCAGGCCCGACATACCGGATCTGGGTGGATCCGGACACCGGAGAAACCGCCCGGACCTGTCCCTGGCTTGCACCCTGCCCGGATCATGCCGACCGGTTTATGTGCACCATCCACCCCATCAAGCCCGAGGTCTGCCGGCAATACCCCTTTACCGCCAAACACGCCGCCATGACCGGATGCTGCGGACGGTTTGCCGCCCCAACCGAACCGCCCGTTTCCAGGAACCCATGA